Proteins encoded in a region of the Quercus lobata isolate SW786 chromosome 8, ValleyOak3.0 Primary Assembly, whole genome shotgun sequence genome:
- the LOC115955678 gene encoding shaggy-related protein kinase eta-like → MASMPLGLNHQQLQLQPQTQPQAEINEPQKLAPRRTSEMDSDKEMSAAVIEGNDAVTGHIISTTIGGKNGEPKRTISYMAERVVGTGSFGIVFQAKCLETGETVAIKKVLQDRRYKNRELQLMRLMDHPNVVSLKHCFFSTTSKDELFLNLVMEYVPETMYRVLKHYSSMNQRMPLIYVKLYTYQIFRGLAYIHTVPGVCHRDVKPQNLLVDPLTHQVKLCDFGSAKVLVKGEANISYICSRYYRAPELIFGATEYTTSIDIWSAGCVLAELLLGQPLFPGENAVDQLVEIIKVLGTPTREEIRCMNPNYTDFRFPQIKAHPWHKVFHKRMPPEAIDLASRLLQYSPSLRCTALEACAHPFFDELREPNARLPNGRPLPPLFNFKQELQGASPELINRLIPEHVRRQIGLSFPHPAGT, encoded by the exons ATGGCCTCTATGCCCTTGGGGCTAAACCATCAACAACTACAACTTCAGCCACAGACACAGCCACAGGCAGAGATTAATGAGCCACAGAAGCTAGCGCCTCGCCGCACATCTGAAATGGACTCTGATAAg GAAATGTCTGCTGCTGTAATTGAGGGGAATGATGCAGTTACTGGACACATCATTTCAACCACCATTGGAGGCAAAAATGGCGAACCTAAAAGG ACTATCAGCTACATGGCAGAGCGTGTTGTAGGTACTGGATCTTTTGGAATTGTTTTTCAG GCAAAATGCTTGGAAACTGGGGAGACGGTGGCCATTAAGAAGGTATTGCAGGATAGACGGTATAAAAATCGTGAGCTGCAGTTAATGCGCTTGATGGATCACCCAAATGTGGTTTCCCTGAAGCATTGTTTCTTCTCTACAACAAGTAAAGATGAACTTTTTCTTAATCTAGTCATGGAATATGTTCCTGAGACTATGTACCGAGTTCTGAAGCATTACAGCAGTATGAACCAGAGGATGCCCCTCATCTATGTTAAACTCTATACATATCAA ATTTTTAGGGGGTTGGCATATATCCATACTGTTCCTGGTGTGTGCCATAGGGATGTAAAGCCCCAAAATCTTTTG GTTGATCCTCTCACCCACCAGGTTAAGCTTTGTGACTTTGGAAGTGCAAAAGTCCTG GTCAAGGGCGAAgcaaatatttcatatatatgcTCTCGTTACTATCGGGCTCCGGAACTTATATTTGGTGCAACAGAATATACAACATCAATTGATATTTGGTCAGCTGGCTGTGTCCTCGCTGAGCTTCTTCTGGGCCAG CCATTGTTTCCAGGAGAAAATGCAGTCGACCAGCTTGTAGAAATTATCAAG GTTCTTGGTACCCCAACTCGAGAAGAAATTCGGTGCATGAATCCAAATTATACAGATTTTAGGTTCCCTCAAATTAAAGCTCATCCTTGGCACAAG GTTTTCCACAAACGAATGCCTCCTGAAGCAATTGACCTTGCTTCACGGCTTCTTCAATATTCACCAAGTCTTCGCTGCACTGCG TTAGAAGCATGTGCGCATCCTTTCTTTGATGAGCTACGTGAGCCCAATGCCCGCCTTCCAAATGGACGCCCATTGCCCCCTCTTTTCAACTTTAAACAGGAA TTACAAGGAGCGTCACCTGAATTGATCAACAGGCTAATACCAGAGCATGTACGGCGGCAGATTGGTCTTAGCTTCCCACATCCAGCTGGTACGTAA